From Novipirellula caenicola, the proteins below share one genomic window:
- a CDS encoding sugar phosphate isomerase/epimerase family protein has protein sequence MRTFPNVPSRRQFLQASMAAAAATTLAGQRVFAAEGGDAPYKISLAEWSLHRTLRDKSKGITNLDFPRITKEEFGIDAVEYVNQFFKDKARDTNYLTELKTRCSDVGVKSLLIMVDGEGRLGDPDKQKRKQAVENHHQWVEAAKFLGCHSIRVNAASGGSYTEQLDRAADGLRRLSEFAAPHGINVIVENHGGLSSNAAWLAVVIERVGMDNCGTLPDFGNFYITRGENPDLFNRYHGVQALMPYAKAVSAKTHEFDEEGNETSTDYERMMRIVVEHGYHGYVGIEFEGGGDEYEGIRKSKALLEKVAKKIG, from the coding sequence ATGCGTACATTCCCCAACGTTCCGAGTCGTCGTCAGTTTCTTCAAGCCTCGATGGCCGCCGCGGCTGCCACTACTCTGGCGGGCCAGCGCGTGTTTGCTGCCGAAGGCGGCGATGCACCCTACAAAATTTCGCTCGCCGAGTGGTCGCTGCACCGGACGTTACGAGACAAATCCAAAGGGATCACCAACCTCGATTTCCCTCGCATCACCAAAGAAGAGTTCGGGATTGACGCAGTCGAATACGTCAATCAGTTTTTCAAAGACAAGGCGCGTGACACCAACTATTTGACCGAACTGAAAACACGCTGCTCGGATGTCGGTGTGAAAAGTCTATTGATCATGGTCGATGGCGAAGGCCGACTGGGTGACCCCGATAAACAAAAGCGTAAGCAAGCAGTTGAAAATCATCATCAATGGGTCGAAGCGGCTAAGTTTTTGGGATGTCACTCCATCCGCGTCAACGCAGCGAGCGGTGGCAGTTACACCGAACAACTCGATCGCGCCGCCGATGGACTTCGCCGACTTAGCGAGTTCGCCGCACCCCATGGCATCAACGTGATCGTTGAAAACCATGGTGGACTCAGTAGCAACGCCGCTTGGTTGGCCGTGGTGATCGAGCGTGTCGGCATGGACAACTGTGGAACGCTTCCCGACTTTGGCAACTTCTACATCACCCGTGGTGAAAATCCAGACCTGTTCAATCGCTACCACGGCGTCCAAGCGTTAATGCCATACGCGAAAGCGGTCAGTGCAAAAACTCACGAGTTTGACGAAGAGGGCAACGAAACCTCCACCGACTACGAACGGATGATGCGAATCGTCGTCGAGCATGGCTACCACGGTTACGTCGGCATCGAGTTCGAAGGGGGCGGCGACGAATACGAAGGCATCCGCAAGAGCAAAGCGTTGCTAGAAAAGGTCGCCAAGAAAATCGGCTAG
- a CDS encoding DUF1080 domain-containing protein, translating to MKATFSRSTPSLCSVLLFGWMFAATPVLSEEALSEDLQFRDLFNGKDLSGWIDVNTSPETWSVKDGLLVCTGQPIGVMRSDRQYENFILDIEWRHMEPGGNSGVFLWSDATPDPKNRLPLGMEVQMLELDWVNQNKHADGTLPPIAYVHGELFGAGGMTAIPDNPRGNRSKSLENRCKGVGQWNHYVVVAVDGTVKLSVNGKFVNGIRNASLKKGYLCLESEGREIHFRKIRIMELPGGMADETTTAALLK from the coding sequence ATGAAAGCGACATTTTCGCGGTCCACGCCCTCGCTGTGCTCGGTACTACTTTTCGGCTGGATGTTCGCGGCCACTCCGGTGTTGTCCGAAGAAGCGTTGTCCGAAGACCTGCAGTTTCGCGATCTGTTTAATGGCAAGGATTTATCGGGCTGGATCGATGTCAACACATCGCCGGAAACCTGGAGCGTCAAGGATGGGTTGCTGGTTTGCACCGGTCAGCCGATCGGGGTGATGCGTTCGGATCGCCAATACGAGAATTTCATTCTCGATATCGAGTGGCGGCATATGGAACCGGGCGGTAACTCAGGTGTGTTTCTTTGGTCTGATGCCACACCCGATCCCAAGAATCGATTGCCATTGGGAATGGAAGTGCAAATGCTGGAACTCGATTGGGTGAACCAAAACAAACACGCCGATGGGACGCTGCCGCCAATCGCCTACGTTCATGGGGAACTGTTTGGTGCAGGCGGGATGACTGCGATCCCCGACAATCCGCGTGGCAATCGCAGCAAGTCGCTTGAGAATCGCTGCAAAGGCGTTGGGCAGTGGAATCACTACGTCGTCGTGGCGGTCGATGGGACGGTCAAGCTTTCAGTCAACGGAAAGTTCGTCAACGGAATCCGCAATGCATCGCTGAAAAAGGGATACCTCTGTTTGGAGTCCGAAGGCCGTGAAATTCACTTTCGCAAGATTCGCATCATGGAATTGCCCGGCGGCATGGCGGACGAGACTACCACTGCGGCGCTGCTGAAGTAA
- a CDS encoding class I SAM-dependent methyltransferase, with protein sequence MSDRGAAGYDRLARHYAWIEKLRFGNTLQRARVSGIRQLTDLHSSPRVLILGDGDGRLLEAFLQQCPAAKVTSVDLSPKMLEQQRNRIAALNRHDVTWICSPIEMFAFPTSTFDIVITAFFLDCFDAPQLSKLLPRIAGALKPQSNWYVVDFCEPDRGLRRMWAKFWLAIMHTFFRWQTGLRTRRIVDPRPQLRDLGFEPQFQSTFHFEMIVAAIYQRRQPTRMGD encoded by the coding sequence ATGAGCGACCGCGGCGCCGCGGGCTACGACCGGCTTGCCCGTCACTATGCGTGGATCGAAAAGTTGCGATTCGGCAACACGCTTCAGCGAGCTCGCGTTTCAGGAATCCGCCAACTTACCGATCTCCATTCGTCTCCTCGCGTGTTGATCCTGGGCGATGGCGATGGTCGACTACTCGAAGCATTTTTGCAACAATGCCCCGCTGCCAAGGTCACCAGCGTGGACCTCAGCCCCAAAATGCTCGAGCAGCAACGCAACCGCATCGCCGCTTTGAATCGGCATGACGTCACATGGATATGCTCGCCGATCGAGATGTTTGCGTTTCCGACGTCAACGTTTGACATCGTGATCACGGCATTTTTCCTCGACTGCTTTGATGCACCTCAACTCAGCAAGCTGCTGCCACGCATCGCCGGTGCACTCAAGCCGCAATCGAATTGGTACGTTGTCGATTTTTGTGAGCCCGATCGAGGACTGCGGCGCATGTGGGCAAAGTTTTGGCTTGCCATCATGCACACGTTTTTCCGCTGGCAAACTGGACTTCGAACTCGACGCATTGTTGATCCTCGTCCGCAGCTTCGCGACCTCGGATTTGAACCTCAGTTCCAAAGCACCTTCCACTTTGAAATGATCGTTGCCGCGATCTATCAGCGGCGACAGCCCACACGCATGGGAGACTAA